In Nostoc sp. CENA543, a single genomic region encodes these proteins:
- a CDS encoding SWIM zinc finger domain-containing protein — protein MSFPNISEFTVRRYANSKSFQRGEAYFESGAVTKVTQRGQQFQAEVEGHETKPYRVCLNFDDKTVTLADCTCAYNFEGWCKHLVATALVLIRQPDIIEQRPTLEKLLDRLDHVQTQRLIQELVAEAPQLIEIIDQHVSWMTNPTPKPLSTSTERHITVNLPALRGQIKQILREAVNYFEEGYEEDPLTEELFSLVQGALEFNERGENDNAIAVLEVITATCAENWDEVLEYGADNDEIAWELNIAWCEVLLSAELTPEEKVDIQVNLEVWQDEWNTDFAMALEALRQGWDEPQIIQVLQGNISTRGVWGQEIPYYADDLAMIRLKILERQERYQEYLYLAQAEGQTQAYLTMLGRLGRIEEAVQAAQTEMSSMEEAFALAKTLAEQGSLPQALEIAQTGFRLWGNCQYALGIWTCDLALELHNQEAALLALKAAFEVKPHFVDYQKIAELAGENWEVIKPDLLKVVHNCDNWAIQPDKVDILLHEGLIDDAINTVSEISHYHAALVHRVMKAAIPHNPDWVIANSRRRAERIMDEGKAEYYSEAIAWLKQTRAAYIASGRQADWSSYREQLMEIHGRKRKLMGMLKEHSMQ, from the coding sequence ATGTCTTTTCCGAATATTAGTGAATTTACAGTCCGTCGCTATGCTAACTCTAAGTCTTTTCAACGTGGCGAGGCTTACTTTGAATCGGGTGCTGTTACTAAAGTTACTCAACGCGGACAGCAGTTTCAGGCAGAAGTGGAAGGTCACGAAACCAAGCCTTATCGAGTTTGCTTGAATTTTGATGACAAGACTGTAACCTTGGCTGACTGTACCTGTGCCTACAACTTTGAGGGTTGGTGTAAACATTTGGTGGCGACGGCACTGGTATTGATTCGTCAACCAGATATCATTGAGCAACGCCCTACTCTCGAAAAACTCCTCGACCGTTTAGATCATGTGCAGACTCAAAGGTTAATTCAAGAGTTAGTCGCAGAAGCACCCCAACTGATTGAGATTATCGATCAGCATGTTAGTTGGATGACTAACCCTACACCCAAGCCGTTATCTACCAGCACTGAAAGACACATTACCGTCAATTTGCCAGCGTTACGGGGGCAAATTAAGCAGATTTTGCGGGAAGCGGTGAATTATTTTGAGGAGGGGTATGAGGAAGACCCCCTGACGGAAGAATTATTTAGTTTAGTGCAGGGGGCTTTAGAGTTTAACGAACGGGGCGAAAATGATAATGCGATCGCTGTTTTGGAAGTGATTACTGCTACCTGTGCGGAAAATTGGGACGAGGTATTAGAATACGGTGCAGACAATGATGAAATCGCCTGGGAATTGAATATTGCTTGGTGTGAGGTGCTTCTTTCTGCTGAACTTACCCCAGAGGAAAAAGTTGATATTCAAGTTAATTTGGAAGTTTGGCAAGACGAATGGAATACTGATTTTGCTATGGCTTTAGAAGCCTTACGCCAAGGCTGGGATGAACCACAAATCATCCAGGTACTTCAGGGCAATATCAGTACAAGGGGAGTTTGGGGTCAAGAAATTCCCTATTATGCTGACGATTTAGCGATGATTCGCTTGAAAATTTTAGAACGGCAAGAACGTTATCAAGAATACCTGTATTTGGCGCAAGCAGAGGGACAAACCCAAGCCTATCTCACCATGTTAGGACGTTTAGGCAGAATAGAAGAAGCGGTGCAAGCTGCCCAAACGGAAATGAGTTCAATGGAAGAAGCCTTCGCTTTAGCTAAAACCCTAGCTGAACAAGGTTCATTACCGCAAGCATTAGAAATTGCCCAAACTGGTTTTAGGCTATGGGGTAATTGTCAGTATGCTTTAGGGATTTGGACGTGTGATTTAGCTTTAGAGTTGCATAATCAGGAAGCGGCTTTATTAGCACTCAAAGCTGCTTTTGAAGTTAAACCCCACTTTGTTGACTATCAAAAAATTGCAGAATTAGCCGGAGAAAATTGGGAAGTTATTAAACCCGACTTATTAAAAGTTGTCCACAATTGTGATAATTGGGCAATCCAACCAGACAAAGTGGATATACTTTTACACGAAGGTTTAATTGATGATGCCATTAACACTGTGAGCGAAATCAGTCATTATCATGCAGCCTTAGTTCACCGCGTCATGAAAGCCGCCATTCCTCACAATCCCGACTGGGTGATAGCCAATTCTCGCCGTCGTGCTGAAAGAATTATGGATGAGGGGAAAGCAGAATATTATAGTGAAGCGATCGCATGGTTAAAACAAACCCGCGCCGCTTATATAGCATCTGGTAGACAAGCAGATTGGTCGAGTTATCGTGAACAATTAATGGAAATTCACGGACGTAAGCGGAAATTAATGGGGATGTTGAAAGAACATAGTATGCAGTGA
- the trpC gene encoding indole-3-glycerol phosphate synthase TrpC, whose protein sequence is MQIRRLQPNPAINVAFLRYQVASPDAQPQNILEEIVWHKEIEVEQMRDRVPLRELQKQALTAPPTLDFVAALKQGRTKPALIAEVKKASPSKGVFREDFDPVAIALSYQQGGASCLSVLTDSKFFQGSFDNLAKVREAVDLPLLCKDFVIYPYQMYLARLRGADAVLLIAAILSDQYLRYFIKIAKSLKMAVLIEVHSLEELDRVLALDDVALVGINNRNLEDFSVDLQTTCEILAARGSQLQSRDILVVSESGLHTPEDLTQVSQAGAAAVLIGESLVKQPDPQLAIARLFSPSN, encoded by the coding sequence ATGCAAATCCGCCGTCTGCAACCAAATCCAGCCATAAATGTTGCCTTCTTGCGTTATCAAGTTGCTTCACCAGATGCCCAACCCCAGAACATCCTAGAGGAAATTGTCTGGCATAAGGAAATCGAAGTTGAGCAAATGCGCGACAGAGTTCCTTTGAGAGAATTGCAAAAACAAGCACTCACAGCACCACCAACTCTGGATTTTGTCGCAGCTTTGAAACAGGGTAGAACTAAACCTGCATTGATTGCAGAAGTCAAGAAAGCTTCTCCCAGTAAAGGTGTATTTCGGGAAGATTTTGACCCTGTGGCGATCGCTTTATCCTATCAACAAGGTGGCGCAAGTTGTCTTTCGGTTTTGACGGATAGCAAATTTTTTCAAGGTAGTTTTGATAACTTGGCTAAAGTCCGTGAAGCCGTAGATTTACCACTACTATGTAAGGATTTTGTCATTTATCCTTATCAAATGTATTTAGCTCGGTTGCGGGGTGCAGATGCAGTGTTATTAATTGCTGCTATCTTGAGTGATCAATACTTGCGATACTTCATCAAAATTGCTAAGTCCCTGAAAATGGCGGTTTTGATTGAAGTCCACAGTCTGGAAGAACTCGACAGGGTATTGGCGTTAGATGATGTTGCTTTAGTAGGCATTAATAACCGCAACTTAGAAGATTTTTCCGTAGATTTACAAACCACCTGCGAAATTTTAGCGGCTAGGGGTAGTCAATTGCAGTCAAGAGATATCCTCGTCGTCAGTGAGTCGGGATTACATACCCCAGAAGATTTAACCCAAGTATCACAAGCTGGTGCGGCGGCTGTGTTAATCGGCGAATCCCTAGTAAAACAACCAGATCCACAATTAGCGATCGCCCGTCTATTTTCCCCGTCTAATTAA
- a CDS encoding GUN4 domain-containing protein produces MAEESFKLFFSYSHKDETLRDELAYHLSILERQGVISSWHDREIRAGEQWHDQINDNLNTADIILLLVSAYFLASNYCWDVEVKKAIERHDKGEACVIPVILRPVDWAGAPFAKLQALPKNAEPVVSRNWHTQDEAFADVAKGIRAAVEKLKQERAEGQREPEIDRIQKQKEVETLQRQRKQQETDRLQREQEAERRRQQEVESLKQEHQEVEKLHQNELASDKGIDYSRLRDLLAAENWQEADYETYIVMLQVVGREKGDEIRAEELSKFPCTDLHTIDRLWAKYSNGHFGFSVQKEIYLSVGGKPDGNYYKEAWEKFGDRVGCRVKGYWISARDLTFDISSPKGHLPYFVGLALGRGSVRGWGCGLFSRIDTCRL; encoded by the coding sequence TCTTTTCTTACTCTCACAAAGATGAGACTCTACGGGATGAATTAGCTTACCACCTGAGTATATTGGAAAGGCAGGGTGTAATATCAAGCTGGCATGACCGTGAGATCCGAGCCGGAGAACAGTGGCATGATCAGATTAACGACAATTTAAACACAGCCGACATTATTCTGTTGCTTGTCAGTGCCTACTTTTTGGCTTCTAATTATTGTTGGGATGTGGAAGTTAAGAAAGCGATAGAACGGCATGATAAAGGTGAAGCTTGCGTCATCCCAGTAATTTTGCGGCCTGTTGATTGGGCTGGCGCACCATTTGCTAAACTGCAAGCTTTACCTAAGAATGCTGAACCTGTGGTGTCAAGAAATTGGCACACTCAAGATGAAGCTTTCGCGGATGTAGCTAAAGGTATTCGTGCTGCTGTCGAAAAACTCAAGCAGGAACGAGCAGAAGGTCAACGAGAACCAGAAATAGATAGAATACAAAAACAAAAGGAAGTAGAGACGTTACAAAGGCAAAGAAAACAACAAGAAACTGACAGACTACAACGTGAACAAGAAGCTGAAAGACGACGACAGCAGGAAGTAGAAAGCCTAAAACAAGAACACCAAGAAGTTGAAAAACTACATCAAAATGAATTAGCCTCAGATAAAGGTATAGATTACAGTCGATTGCGCGACCTACTAGCAGCAGAAAATTGGCAAGAAGCAGACTATGAAACCTATATAGTAATGCTTCAAGTAGTGGGGCGTGAAAAAGGTGACGAGATTAGGGCAGAAGAATTATCGAAATTTCCCTGTACAGACCTCCACACAATTGACCGCCTGTGGGCAAAATATAGCAATGGACATTTTGGCTTCAGTGTTCAAAAAGAAATTTATTTGAGCGTTGGTGGAAAGCCAGACGGTAATTATTACAAAGAAGCTTGGGAAAAATTTGGCGATCGCGTAGGATGTAGAGTTAAGGGTTACTGGATATCCGCTAGGGATTTAACTTTTGATATCTCTTCCCCTAAAGGACACCTGCCATATTTTGTGGGGTTGGCGTTAGGACGGGGATCAGTGCGTGGATGGGGTTGTGGCCTCTTTTCTCGCATCGATACTTGTAGACTGTAA
- the lpdA gene encoding dihydrolipoyl dehydrogenase, producing the protein MSHEFDYDLVIIGAGVGGHGAALHAVGCGLKTAIIEAADMGGTCVNRGCIPSKALLAASGRVRELRDAHHLKSLGIQIGGVEFDRQAIADHANNLVSKIQGDLTNSLKRLGVDIIRGWGKIAGTQKVTVTGDGGEKTITAKDIILSPGSVPFVPPGIEVDGKTVFTSDQAVKLETLPQWIAIIGSGYIGLEFSDIYSALGSEITLIEALDQLMPGFDRDIAKLAERVLITPRDIETKVGIYAKKVIPGSPVVIELADFKTKEDVDVIEVDACLVATGRIPATKNLGLESVGVELDRRNFIPVDDRMAVLSAGEVVPHLWAIGDANGKMMLAHAASAQGIVAVENIMGRERKADYRSIPAAAFTHPEVSYVGLTETAAKELGQAEGFEIATSRSYFKGNSKALAENEADGIAKVIYRKDTGEVLGVHIFGLHASDLIHEASAAVANRQTVQTLAHLVHAHPTLSEVLDEAYKRAVV; encoded by the coding sequence GTGAGTCATGAATTTGATTACGATTTAGTAATTATAGGAGCTGGTGTAGGGGGACACGGCGCAGCCCTACACGCCGTAGGTTGCGGCTTGAAAACAGCGATTATTGAAGCAGCTGATATGGGTGGCACTTGTGTCAACCGGGGCTGTATTCCATCTAAGGCGTTGTTAGCCGCATCTGGACGTGTGCGGGAATTGCGCGATGCCCATCACCTGAAGTCCTTGGGAATTCAAATTGGCGGCGTGGAATTTGATCGGCAAGCGATCGCAGATCACGCCAATAATTTAGTTTCTAAAATCCAAGGGGATTTAACGAATAGTCTCAAACGTCTGGGAGTCGATATCATTAGAGGTTGGGGCAAAATCGCCGGTACTCAAAAAGTGACGGTGACTGGCGATGGTGGTGAAAAAACCATCACCGCTAAGGATATTATTCTTTCTCCTGGTTCTGTACCTTTCGTACCGCCAGGAATTGAAGTAGATGGCAAAACCGTCTTTACTAGTGATCAAGCTGTGAAACTGGAAACCCTACCACAATGGATTGCCATTATTGGTAGTGGTTACATCGGTTTAGAATTTTCGGATATTTACTCAGCTTTGGGCAGTGAAATCACTTTGATTGAAGCCCTCGACCAACTTATGCCAGGGTTTGACCGCGATATTGCGAAACTCGCAGAACGGGTATTAATTACACCCCGCGACATTGAAACCAAGGTGGGAATCTACGCCAAAAAAGTAATTCCTGGTTCGCCTGTAGTGATTGAATTGGCAGATTTCAAAACTAAAGAAGATGTCGATGTTATTGAAGTTGATGCTTGCTTAGTAGCTACAGGACGCATCCCCGCTACCAAAAATCTCGGTTTAGAATCTGTGGGTGTAGAACTTGACCGTCGGAATTTTATTCCGGTTGACGATCGCATGGCAGTCTTATCAGCCGGGGAAGTCGTCCCCCATCTGTGGGCAATTGGCGATGCTAACGGCAAAATGATGCTAGCACACGCAGCTTCCGCCCAAGGTATCGTCGCTGTAGAAAACATCATGGGACGGGAAAGAAAAGCCGATTATCGCAGTATTCCCGCCGCCGCATTTACCCATCCTGAAGTCAGCTATGTCGGCTTAACCGAAACAGCCGCCAAAGAATTAGGACAAGCCGAAGGTTTTGAAATCGCTACCAGTAGAAGTTACTTCAAAGGTAATTCCAAAGCCTTAGCTGAAAACGAAGCCGACGGTATCGCTAAAGTCATCTACCGCAAAGACACCGGAGAAGTGTTAGGCGTACATATTTTTGGCTTACACGCCTCCGACTTAATCCACGAAGCATCCGCCGCCGTAGCCAACCGGCAAACAGTCCAAACCCTAGCCCATTTAGTCCACGCCCACCCAACCCTATCAGAAGTGTTGGATGAAGCCTATAAACGGGCAGTCGTTTAA